In one Canis lupus dingo isolate Sandy chromosome 16, ASM325472v2, whole genome shotgun sequence genomic region, the following are encoded:
- the STAR gene encoding steroidogenic acute regulatory protein, mitochondrial: protein MLLATFKLCAGSSYRHVRNMKGLRHQAMLAIGQELNRRALGGPTPGAWINQVQRRSSLLGSRLEETLYSDQELAYIRQGEEAMQKALGILSNQEGWKKESQQANGDKVLSKVVPDVGKVFRLEVVVDQPMERLYEELVERMETMGEWNPNVKEVKVLQKIGKDTVITHELAAESAGNLVGPRDFVSVRCAKRRGSTCVLAGMATHFGEMPEQKGVIRGEHGPTCMVLHPLAQSPSKTKLTWLLSIDLKGWLPKTIINQVLSQTQVDFANHLRKHLESSPAPEARC, encoded by the exons GGCTGAGGCACCAGGCTATGCTGGCCATCGGCCAGGAGCTGAACCGGAGGGCGCTGGGGGGCCCAACCCCAGGTGCGTGGATTAACCAGGTTCAGCGTCGGAGCTCTCTGCTTG GTTCTCGGCTGGAAGAAACCCTCTACAGCGACCAGGAGCTGGCCTATATCCGGCAGGGAGAGGAAGCCATGCAGAAGGCCCTGGGCATCCTCAGCAATCAGGAAGGCTGGAAGAAGGAGAGCCAGCAG GCAAATGGGGACAAAGTACTCAGTAAGGTGGTCCCAGATGTGGGCAAGGTATTCCgtttggaggtggtggtggacCAGCCCATGGAGAGGCTTTATGAAGAGCTTGTGGAACGCATGGAAACAATGGGAGAGTGGAACCCGAATGTCAAGGAGGTCAAG GTCCTGCAGAAGATTGGAAAAGATACAGTCATCACCCATGAGCTGGCTGCAGAATCAGCAGGAAACCTGGTGGGGCCCCGGGACTTTGTGAGTGTGCGCTGTGCCAAGCGCCGAGGCTCCACCTGTGTGTTGGCTGGCATGGCCACACATTTCGGGGAGATGCCTGAGCAGAAAGGTGTCATCAG AGGTGAGCATGGTCCCACGTGCATGGTGCTCCATCCCCTGGCTCAAAGTCCCTCAAAGACCAAACTCACTTGGCTGCTCAGCATTGACCTCAAG GGATGGCTGCCAAAGACCATCATCAACCAGGTCTTATCACAGACTCAGGTGGATTTTGCCAACCACCTGCGCAAGCACCTGGAGTCCAGCCCTGCTCCTGAAGCCAGATGTTAA